One segment of Phragmites australis chromosome 13, lpPhrAust1.1, whole genome shotgun sequence DNA contains the following:
- the LOC133889416 gene encoding putative B3 domain-containing protein Os04g0347400 has translation MASSGDPGARAVAKQLKVLMPPSLHKLHISDELAGCFDAAGGGGKHAPVALVVSPFGKVWRVEVGRDGEGAFLGRGWADFLAAHRIGVGWFIVLRHEGGGALTVKAFDTSFCIKEFGAPAAVMASGSSKEVSCKPQFIRLVHQDFMEKMIVPAKFVKHYVTNFTAVYVLLQIIPAKFVKHYVAKEHLNSRTAVVFSPLGKFWRIELENYQSGVFFTGGWSQFLAFHGISEGDVLLLRYEGNMVFKFKAFGLNGFQKDFMDQDTRIRQNHTEKQHEAPSPSRKRKSDNKKSSIEEKKRSKSSTFSPNKVLSPKKTDYQTGPASWIRKEINTYALERVLSLPRRFCHRIGFRNTCTITLKTAMDSTKSWQVRGTASNNARYISGEGWKSFCQENRLKPGNLCTFNVIETTLWHHEQKWNDRCSQKKQKITDNASPRSNTPGTNESRHDEEGEGIISEAVDARPDGKKKEK, from the exons ATGGCATCGTCCGGCGACCCCGGCGCGCGCGCCGTAGCCAAGCAACTCAAGGTGCTGATGCCTCCTTCCCTCCACAAGCTG CACATTTCCGACGAGCTCGCCGGGTGCTTCGATGCCGCCGGAGGAGGCGGGAAGCACGCGCCAGTGGCGCTCGTCGTCAGCCCGTTCGGCAAGGTCTGGCGCGTGGAGGTGGGCCGGGACGGCGAGGGCGCGTTCCTGGGGCGCGGGTGGGCGGACTTCTTGGCCGCGCACCGTATCGGCGTCGGGTGGTTCATCGTGCTCCGGCACGAAGGCGGCGGCGCGCTCACCGTTAAGGCGTTTGACACCAGCTTCTGCATCAAGGAGTTCGGTGCCCCGGCTGCAG TTATGGCATCCGGAAGCAGCAAAGAGGTTTCATGTAAGCCGCAGTTCATTAGGCTTGTTCACCAGGATTTCATGGAAAAGATG ATAGTtcctgctaaatttgtaaaacaTTATGTCACCAATTTTACTGCCGTGTATGTGCTATTGCAGATAATTCCTGCTAAGTTTGTAAAACATTATGTTGCCAAAGAGCATCTCAACAGCCGGACAGCTGTTGTTTTCAGCCCCCTCGGTAAATTTTGGCGGATCGAGCTCGAGAATTATCAATCAGGAGTGTTCTTCACAGGCGGCTGGTCACAATTTCTGGCGTTTCATGGCATCTCTGAAGGTGACGTTTTGCTCTTGAGATATGAAGGGAACATGGTGTTCAAATTCAAAGCTTTTGGACTCAATGGATTCCAGAAAGATTTCATGGACCAGGACACCAGAATCAGACAAA ATCATACTGAAAAGCAACACGAAGCACCTTCTCCCAGTAGGAAACGTAAAAGCGATAACAAGAAGTCAAgtattgaagaaaaaaagaggtcAAAAAGTTCCACGTTTTCCCCGAACAAGGTATTGTCACCGAAGAAAACTGACTATCAGACTGGACCAGCGTCTTGGATAAGGAAGGAGATCAACACCTACGCCCTTGAGCGCGTTCTT TCTTTGCCGCGGAGATTCTGCCACCGGATTGGGTTCCGGAATACTTGCACAATCACGCTGAAGACGGCAATGGACAGCACCAAGTCATGGCAGGTGCGTGGTACCGCATCCAACAATGCCCGCTACATTTCTGGAGAGGGCTGGAAGAGCTTCTGCCAGGAGAACAGGCTGAAGCCAGGCAACCTGTGCACCTTCAACGTCATCGAAACCACACTGTGGCAT CACGAGCAAAAGTGGAATGATAGATGCTCTCAGAAGAAACAGAAGATAACCGATAATGCAAGTCCGAGATCCAATACTCCTGGAACCAATGAAAGTCGTCATGATGAAGAAGGGGAGGGTATTATTTCAGAGGCTGTGGATGCAAGGCCAGATGGTAAGAAGAAGGAGAAATAA